The following coding sequences lie in one Arachis stenosperma cultivar V10309 chromosome 5, arast.V10309.gnm1.PFL2, whole genome shotgun sequence genomic window:
- the LOC130979324 gene encoding uncharacterized protein LOC130979324: MDSMLLQNYSKEKRDLLGFTDWKTNSALPFLTKPYRYALQSQFAAIGRTQNSLAASLSFIPASAAAPCFCRRRAGLCLNAWRGACGLGLLLHRQRRGTEAPKRDISDGNLAALDKATITQQRRSYHSGNDGIFELKGSEEERVERSRRGNCTAYFFWNKCVEKGNWSFKLWVAVGDQQSSLQYCSFLLQREVEHLL, encoded by the exons ATGGATTCTATGCTCCTACAAAATT attcaaaagaaaagagagatcTGCTAGGGTTTACAGATTGGAAAACTAACTCTGCCCTCCCCTTTCTCACCAAACCCTATCGCTATGCCCTCCAATCTCAGTTCGCTGCAATAGGCCGGACGCAAAATTCTCTTGCAGCATCACTCA GTTTCATCCCTGCGTCCGCCGCCGCTCCCTGCTTCTGCCGCCGCCGCGCAGGACTCTGCCTAAACGCTTGGAG AGGAGCCTGTGGGTTGGGTCTGCTACTTCACCGTCAACGAAGAGGAACGGAGGCACCAAAGCGCGACATCAGCGACGGTAACCTGGCGGCTTTGGACAAGGCAACAATAACCCAGCAACGGCGGAGCTATCACTCCGGGAACGACGGGATCTTCGAGCTCAAGGGCAGCGAAGAGGAACGGGTGGAACGAAGCAGAAGGGGGAATTGCACTGCCTACTTTTTTTG GAACAAATGTGTTGAGAAAGGAAACTGGTCATTCAAACTCTGGGTTGCTGTGGGGGATCAACAATCAAGCCTTCAATATTGCTCCTTTTTATTACAAAGAGAAGTGGAACATTTACTATGA
- the LOC130981518 gene encoding putative F-box protein At4g22660, translating into MDEINRWADIDEDLLKEISKRLHAYHDYIQLRLVCKEWSLKLPKIPNGNKIPWLLLPDETVKNHSYEDEEIYHLMQLAAADDEILDTCALEEKDIYHIMLPEMQSYNKLIRGSGHGWLIVVSISDGTIQMLNPFTNRNLDLPPISTLPTIIDYQPDNHEDEYTLWDFRDIRSTLDRDRVHRFQVFKVIINSSPEHDIENFMAVVIFGPNQRLAFYKPGNMRWVEFPTRDKRFEDVIFFQEKIYAINNDGQLYEFDTKIRAGLKGGIHETRPPSEIPIGPQKLKYLIGCANGSLLMLVRHVRHPSRKIRREFETYKFDIYELKRNRKEWSTLDNLDNYILSIGFNSSVQIPVPFLSKGNQIWFTDNQIELQSSFYDPVPQDIGIFDLDYGSFHRVLLEVKFFCPPVWLLP; encoded by the coding sequence ATGGACGAGATTAATCGATGGGCGGACATTGATGAAGATTTGTTGAAAGAAATTTCAAAACGGTTACATGCCTACCATGATTACATCCAACTTCGATTGGTTTGCAAAGAGTGGAGCTTGAAACTTCCAAAAATTCCCAATGGAAATAAAATTCCATGGTTATTGTTACCTGACGAAACTGTCAAGAATCATTCATACGAAGATGAGGAGATTTATCATCTCATGCAATTAGCTGCTGCAGATGATGAAATTCTTGATACTTGCGCCCTTGAAGAGAAAGATATTTACCATATCATGCTGCCAGAGATGCAGTCCTACAACAAGTTAATTCGCGGTTCTGGTCATGGATGGTTGATTGTCGTATCCATATCTGATGGCACTATCCAAATGTTAAATCCATTTACAAATCGTAATTTGGATCTTCCTCCAATCTCAACTTTACCCACTATAATTGATTACCAGCCTGATAATCATGAGGATGAATACACACTCTGGGATTTTCGTGACATTAGGAGCACCCTGGATAGAGATAGAGTGCATAGATTCCAAGTTTTTAAGGTTATTATAAACTCATCTCCTGAGCATGACATTGAAAATTTTATGGCGGTGGTGATATTCGGACCTAACCAGAGACTGGCCTTTTACAAGCCTGGCAATATGAGATGGGTAGAATTTCCAACCAGAGATAAGAGGTTTGAGGACGTAATATTTTTCCAAGAAAAGATATATGCCATAAACAATGACGGGCAGCTATATGAATTTGATACAAAGATAAGAGCAGGGCTTAAGGGAGGAATCCATGAAACCAGACCTCCATCTGAAATTCCCATAGGCCCTCAAAAGCTTAAATATCTTATTGGGTGCGCCAATGGAAGCTTATTGATGTTGGTAAGACATGTTCGCCATCCCTCGAGAAAAATACGCAGGGAATTTGAAACTTACAAATTCGATATCTATGAGttaaaaagaaatagaaaagaatGGTCAACATTAGATAATTTAGATAACTACATACTATCGATTGGATTTAATTCTTCTGTTCAAATTCCTGTGCCTTTTCTAAGCAAAGGAAATCAGATTTGGTTTACAGATAACCAAATAGAGCTGCAATCATCATTTTACGATCCTGTTCCTCAAGATATTGGCATCTTCGATTTGGACTATGGAAGTTTCCATAGAGTATTGTTAGAAGTGAAGTTCTTTTGTCCTCCTGTTTGGTTGTTACCCTAA